In Simplicispira sp. 125, one DNA window encodes the following:
- a CDS encoding AI-2E family transporter — protein MNQPTLQNKTLLLLLVTVSVAFAAILFPFYEAVFWGVALAILFSPLHRKVRKRMPGKPNLAALSTLLLCLVVVILPMTLLSISLVQEATHVYERLRSGQLDFGTYVQQVIAALPAWAVSLLDSLDLTSVAALQHKLSTVSVQASQLLATRALNIGQNTLQFVVSFGVMLYLLFFLLRDGQALGARIRRAIPLDESHKQDLSSKFITVIRATLKGNIMVAATQGLLGGFIFWVLGIQGPVLWGVLMAFLSLLPAVGAGLIWGPVAIYFFATGAVWQGSILTAYGVGVIGLVDNILRPILVGKDTKMPDYVVLISTLGGMTLFGLHGFVIGPVIAALFIAIWDLVTPPGP, from the coding sequence ATGAACCAGCCTACGCTCCAGAACAAGACCCTCTTGCTGCTCCTGGTCACGGTCTCCGTGGCCTTCGCAGCGATTCTTTTCCCCTTTTATGAAGCCGTTTTTTGGGGTGTTGCGCTGGCCATTCTTTTCTCGCCGCTGCACCGCAAGGTACGTAAACGCATGCCAGGCAAGCCCAATCTGGCTGCGCTGTCGACCCTGCTGCTGTGCCTGGTGGTGGTAATCCTGCCCATGACGCTGCTGAGCATTTCGCTTGTGCAGGAGGCCACCCATGTGTACGAGCGGCTGCGCTCGGGCCAACTGGATTTCGGCACCTATGTGCAGCAGGTCATTGCCGCCCTGCCCGCCTGGGCCGTGAGTCTGCTCGACAGCCTGGATCTGACCAGTGTGGCCGCACTGCAGCACAAGCTGTCTACGGTGTCGGTGCAGGCCAGCCAGTTGCTGGCGACCCGCGCACTGAACATTGGGCAGAACACCCTTCAGTTTGTGGTGAGCTTTGGCGTGATGCTGTATCTGCTTTTCTTTTTGTTGCGCGATGGCCAGGCGCTGGGGGCGCGTATCCGCAGGGCTATTCCGCTGGACGAAAGCCATAAACAGGATCTGAGCAGCAAGTTCATCACCGTGATCCGCGCCACCCTCAAGGGGAACATCATGGTGGCCGCCACGCAGGGCTTGCTGGGGGGATTCATTTTCTGGGTGCTGGGAATTCAAGGGCCCGTACTGTGGGGGGTCCTGATGGCTTTTCTGTCCCTCTTGCCGGCTGTAGGCGCCGGTCTGATCTGGGGCCCGGTGGCCATCTATTTCTTTGCCACAGGCGCTGTATGGCAAGGCAGCATATTGACAGCTTATGGCGTGGGAGTGATCGGGCTGGTGGACAACATCTTGCGGCCCATCCTGGTGGGGAAAGACACCAAGATGCCCGACTATGTGGTGCTCATCTCTACCCTTGGCGGCATGACCCTGTTCGGCCTGCATGGTTTTGTCATCGGGCCCGTGATCGCTGCATTGTTCATCGCCATCTGGGACCTGGTCACGCCCCCCGGCCCCTGA
- the odhB gene encoding 2-oxoglutarate dehydrogenase complex dihydrolipoyllysine-residue succinyltransferase: protein MAIVEVKVPQLSESVAEATMLQWKKKAGDAVAIDEILIEIETDKVVLEVPAPAAGVLAEIVQADGATVTAEQLIARIDTEGKVGAAAPAAPAAPAAVAPVAASAGGSKNDVAMPAAAKLLADNHLSVSAVAGTGKDGRVTKGDVLAAVAGGVQSTASVIPTGVPTKTLPQVLAPAAKPDLGDRPEQRVPMSRLRARVAERLLQSQSTNAILTTFNEVNMAPVMEMRKKFQDAFSKEHGVKIGFMSFFVKAAVHALKKYPVINASVDGNDIVYHGYFDIGIAVGSPRGLVVPILRNADQMSFAEIEKKIAEYGQKAKDGKLGIEEMTGGTFSISNGGTFGSMLSTPIINPPQSAILGVHATKDRAVVENGQIVIRPMNYLAMSYDHRIIDGREAVLGLVAMKEALEDPSRLLFDI from the coding sequence ATGGCTATCGTAGAAGTCAAAGTCCCCCAGTTGTCCGAGTCCGTGGCCGAGGCCACCATGCTGCAATGGAAGAAAAAGGCCGGTGATGCTGTCGCCATCGACGAGATCCTGATCGAGATTGAAACCGACAAGGTCGTACTCGAAGTGCCGGCGCCCGCTGCGGGCGTGCTGGCCGAGATCGTGCAGGCCGACGGCGCTACCGTGACGGCAGAGCAACTCATCGCGCGCATCGACACCGAAGGCAAAGTCGGTGCTGCGGCACCCGCAGCGCCTGCGGCACCGGCTGCTGTAGCGCCCGTCGCAGCCTCTGCAGGTGGCAGCAAGAATGATGTGGCCATGCCGGCTGCCGCCAAATTGCTGGCAGACAACCATTTGTCGGTCAGCGCCGTGGCAGGCACAGGCAAGGATGGCCGCGTGACCAAGGGCGATGTGCTCGCAGCCGTGGCTGGCGGCGTGCAGTCCACCGCCTCGGTGATTCCCACCGGTGTGCCGACCAAGACACTGCCCCAGGTTTTGGCTCCGGCGGCTAAGCCTGATCTGGGCGATCGTCCTGAGCAGCGTGTTCCCATGAGCCGCCTGCGCGCCCGTGTGGCCGAGCGTTTGCTGCAATCGCAATCGACCAATGCCATCCTGACCACGTTCAACGAAGTGAATATGGCCCCGGTGATGGAGATGCGCAAGAAGTTCCAGGACGCTTTCTCTAAAGAGCATGGCGTCAAGATTGGCTTCATGAGTTTTTTCGTGAAGGCAGCGGTGCATGCGCTCAAGAAGTACCCTGTGATCAATGCATCGGTCGACGGCAACGACATCGTTTACCACGGCTATTTCGACATCGGCATCGCTGTGGGTTCGCCCCGTGGTCTGGTGGTGCCGATTTTGCGCAACGCCGACCAGATGAGCTTTGCCGAGATCGAGAAAAAGATCGCCGAGTACGGCCAAAAGGCCAAGGACGGCAAGCTGGGCATTGAAGAAATGACGGGCGGCACGTTCTCCATCAGCAATGGCGGAACCTTCGGCTCCATGCTCTCCACGCCCATCATCAACCCGCCACAGTCAGCGATTCTGGGCGTACACGCGACCAAGGACCGTGCCGTGGTGGAAAACGGCCAGATCGTCATCCGTCCGATGAACTACCTGGCCATGTCGTACGACCACCGCATCATCGACGGCCGCGAAGCCGTTCTGGGCCTGGTCGCCATGAAGGAGGCTTTGGAAGATCCTTCCCGCCTGCTGTTCGACATCTAA
- a CDS encoding 2-oxoglutarate dehydrogenase E1 component, whose translation MSETTSVYQAYQGNTYLFGGNAPYVEEMYENYLANPGSVPDTWREYFDALQHVPAVDGSNAKDVPHMPVVNAFAERAKAGGTKVVVASADAEMGRKRTAVQQLIAAYRNVGQRWADLDPLKRTERPAIPELEPSFYGFSDSDLETVFDASNTFFGKEKMPLRELLNALHETYCGTIGTEFMYATDQNQKRWWQQKLESIRSKPNFSPERKKRILDRLTAAEGLERFLHTKYVGQKRFSLEGGESFIAAMDELISAAGARGVQEIVIGMAHRGRLNVLVNTLGKMPKDLFAEFDHTAPEDLPSGDVKYHQGFSSDVSTPGGPVHLSLAFNPSHLEIVNPVVEGSVRARMDRRADPQGKQVLPVLVHGDAAFAGQGVNQETLALAQTRGYSTGGTVHIIINNQIGFTTSDPRDMRSTLYCTDIVKMIESPVLHVNGDDPEAVVLAMQLALEFRMEFCKDVVLDIVCFRKLGHNEQDTPSLTQPLMYKKIGQHPGTRKLYADRLATQGMGETLGDDMAKAYRAAMDAGKHTVDPVLTNFKSKYAVDWSPFLGKKWTDAGDTAIPLAEWKRLAEKITTIPESVSPHSLVKKVYDDRAAMGRGEVPVDWGMGEHMAFASLVASGYPVRLSGEDCGRGTFTHRHAVIHDQKREKWDVGSYIPLQNVADNQAPFVVIDSILSEEAVLAFEYGYASNDPNTLVIWEAQFGDFANGAQVVIDQFIASGEVKWGRVNGITLMLPHGYEGQGPEHSSARLERFMQLAADANMQIVQPTTASQIFHVLRRQMVRNLRKPLIIMTPKSLLRNKDAASPLSEFTKGSFQTVIPEHNQDVVRNAAKVKRVIACSGKVYYDLVKHRTELDSLDVAIVRVEQVYPFPHKAFAAELKRFPKATEIVWCQDEPQNQGAWFFIQHNIYENMLDGQKLGYSGRAASASPAVGYSHLHQEQQKALVEGAFAKLKGFVLTK comes from the coding sequence ATGAGCGAGACAACGTCCGTCTATCAAGCCTATCAAGGCAACACCTACCTCTTCGGCGGCAATGCGCCCTATGTCGAGGAAATGTACGAAAACTACCTGGCCAACCCCGGTAGCGTCCCGGACACCTGGCGAGAATATTTTGATGCCCTGCAGCATGTGCCTGCGGTGGATGGCAGCAATGCCAAGGACGTGCCCCACATGCCGGTCGTCAATGCCTTCGCCGAGCGCGCCAAGGCAGGTGGTACCAAGGTGGTGGTGGCCAGCGCCGATGCCGAAATGGGCCGCAAACGTACCGCCGTGCAACAGCTCATCGCTGCATACCGCAACGTGGGACAACGTTGGGCCGACCTGGATCCGCTCAAACGCACCGAGCGCCCGGCCATTCCAGAACTCGAACCGTCGTTCTACGGCTTCAGTGACTCTGACCTGGAAACGGTGTTTGACGCCAGCAACACGTTCTTCGGCAAAGAAAAAATGCCGCTACGCGAATTGCTCAACGCATTGCACGAAACCTATTGCGGCACCATCGGTACCGAATTCATGTATGCCACCGACCAGAACCAGAAGCGCTGGTGGCAACAAAAGCTCGAAAGCATTCGCAGCAAACCTAATTTCAGCCCAGAACGCAAGAAGCGCATTCTGGATCGCCTGACGGCGGCCGAAGGCTTGGAACGTTTTCTGCACACCAAGTATGTCGGCCAGAAGCGCTTTTCGCTCGAAGGGGGCGAGAGCTTCATTGCCGCCATGGATGAACTGATCAGTGCAGCAGGTGCGCGGGGCGTCCAGGAAATCGTGATTGGCATGGCCCACCGTGGTCGGTTGAACGTGCTGGTCAACACACTGGGCAAGATGCCCAAGGACCTGTTCGCAGAATTCGACCACACTGCGCCTGAAGATCTGCCCTCCGGTGACGTGAAGTACCACCAGGGCTTTAGTTCCGATGTTTCGACCCCTGGTGGCCCCGTCCATTTATCGCTGGCCTTCAATCCTTCTCACCTGGAGATCGTGAACCCGGTGGTCGAAGGCTCTGTGCGGGCTCGCATGGACCGTCGCGCAGACCCGCAAGGCAAGCAGGTGCTGCCTGTGCTGGTGCATGGTGACGCGGCTTTTGCTGGCCAGGGCGTGAACCAGGAAACATTGGCATTGGCACAGACCCGTGGTTATTCCACCGGCGGCACAGTGCACATCATCATCAACAACCAGATCGGCTTCACGACCTCTGATCCGCGCGACATGCGGTCCACGTTGTACTGCACGGACATCGTCAAGATGATCGAGTCGCCGGTTTTGCACGTCAATGGCGACGACCCTGAAGCCGTCGTGCTGGCCATGCAGTTGGCGCTGGAATTCCGCATGGAGTTCTGCAAGGACGTGGTGCTGGACATCGTCTGCTTCCGCAAGCTCGGCCACAACGAGCAAGACACCCCCAGTCTGACGCAGCCCCTGATGTACAAGAAGATCGGTCAGCACCCCGGCACGCGCAAGTTGTATGCCGATCGCCTGGCCACGCAGGGCATGGGCGAAACCCTGGGCGACGACATGGCCAAAGCCTACCGCGCCGCCATGGATGCTGGTAAGCACACGGTCGATCCGGTGCTGACCAACTTCAAGAGCAAGTACGCAGTGGACTGGAGTCCGTTCCTTGGCAAGAAGTGGACTGATGCTGGCGACACAGCGATTCCGTTGGCCGAATGGAAGCGCTTGGCCGAGAAGATCACCACCATTCCAGAGTCTGTTTCACCGCACTCCTTGGTGAAGAAGGTCTATGACGACCGCGCTGCCATGGGCCGTGGGGAAGTCCCGGTGGACTGGGGCATGGGCGAGCACATGGCTTTCGCTTCGCTGGTGGCCAGTGGCTATCCGGTGCGTCTGTCGGGCGAAGACTGCGGTCGTGGCACCTTTACGCACCGCCACGCGGTCATTCATGACCAAAAGCGCGAGAAGTGGGACGTGGGCAGCTACATTCCGCTGCAGAACGTGGCGGACAACCAGGCGCCTTTTGTTGTCATCGATTCCATCCTGTCGGAAGAAGCGGTGTTGGCTTTCGAATACGGCTATGCCTCCAATGATCCGAACACGTTGGTGATCTGGGAGGCGCAGTTTGGCGACTTCGCCAACGGTGCGCAGGTCGTGATCGACCAGTTCATCGCTTCGGGTGAAGTGAAATGGGGCCGTGTGAACGGCATCACCCTGATGCTGCCGCACGGCTATGAAGGCCAGGGCCCCGAGCACAGCTCGGCCCGCCTCGAACGATTCATGCAGTTGGCGGCTGACGCCAATATGCAGATTGTGCAGCCCACTACGGCAAGCCAGATCTTCCATGTGCTGCGCCGCCAGATGGTGCGCAACCTGCGCAAGCCCCTGATCATCATGACGCCCAAGTCGCTGTTGCGTAACAAGGACGCGGCTTCGCCGTTATCCGAGTTCACCAAGGGCAGTTTCCAGACGGTGATTCCGGAGCACAACCAGGATGTCGTGCGCAATGCTGCCAAGGTCAAGCGCGTCATTGCTTGCTCAGGCAAGGTGTATTACGACCTGGTCAAGCACCGCACTGAACTGGACAGCCTGGACGTGGCCATCGTGCGCGTCGAGCAGGTCTACCCATTCCCGCACAAGGCCTTTGCAGCGGAACTCAAGCGCTTCCCCAAGGCGACTGAGATCGTGTGGTGCCAGGACGAGCCGCAAAACCAGGGTGCCTGGTTCTTCATCCAGCACAACATCTACGAAAACATGCTCGATGGCCAAAAGTTGGGCTACTCGGGCCGTGCGGCCTCCGCATCGCCGGCGGTGGGTTATTCGCATCTGCACCAGGAGCAGCAAAAAGCCCTGGTCGAAGGTGCCTTCGCCAAGCTCAAGGGTTTTGTCCTGACCAAGTAA